In a genomic window of Nostoc sp. UHCC 0870:
- a CDS encoding Tic22 family protein: MKALVRLGVILGIAGSVLSADLPGVGNLQAVALPQEQVVKKLQEVPVFTLTNAKGEFVIISRNNQGKTISQVGFFISKQDAQKFLDNRLKKENPQLANSLQVRPLSLADYYKIVLEGKKKSDSIIYTLMPMQQQVDSAISLLNQTGQKGNQFNGIPLFVPKFKKENSYLTIPVAQGSERYIPFFFEKEQAVALLDQFKKAVPGEAANTEIQVVDLFGVMEALNSSNDPMINKIVLYPSRESISFIQSLVKKSPAPNRPASAPAPKK; this comes from the coding sequence ATGAAAGCATTGGTTCGCTTGGGCGTAATATTGGGTATTGCTGGTAGTGTATTATCAGCCGATTTGCCAGGAGTAGGGAATCTACAAGCAGTAGCATTACCACAGGAGCAGGTGGTTAAAAAGCTGCAAGAAGTTCCTGTGTTTACGCTCACCAATGCTAAAGGTGAATTCGTAATTATTTCTAGGAATAACCAAGGTAAGACAATCTCTCAAGTAGGATTTTTTATTAGTAAGCAGGATGCTCAGAAATTTTTAGATAATCGCCTAAAGAAAGAAAATCCCCAACTGGCAAACAGTCTACAAGTAAGGCCTCTGTCCTTAGCTGACTACTATAAAATAGTCCTAGAAGGAAAAAAGAAGTCAGATTCGATTATTTATACTTTAATGCCGATGCAACAACAGGTAGATTCAGCAATTAGCCTGTTAAATCAGACTGGTCAAAAAGGGAATCAATTTAATGGTATCCCCTTATTTGTACCTAAATTTAAGAAAGAGAATAGCTATTTGACTATACCTGTTGCACAAGGTAGCGAGAGGTATATTCCTTTCTTCTTTGAGAAAGAGCAAGCTGTAGCTTTGTTAGATCAATTTAAAAAAGCTGTACCAGGTGAAGCTGCTAATACTGAGATTCAGGTGGTGGATCTGTTTGGCGTGATGGAAGCTCTTAATAGCAGCAATGATCCTATGATCAACAAAATTGTCTTGTATCCATCAAGAGAGTCTATCAGTTTTATTCAATCGCTAGTTAAAAAATCCCCTGCGCCAAATCGACCAGCGTCTGCACCCGCTCCGAAAAAATAA
- a CDS encoding GNAT family N-acetyltransferase → MGFWKTWFSTSESATTSKTNSFEEHTVDATGNSYSNSDSSGVTRSAERIVFSTERDIDLYELEELCDAVGWSRRPLRKVKKAIEHSFLVATMWQVRGNQRRLIGFARATSDHAFNATIWDVVVHPDFQGKGMGKALMKYVLKKLRSEEISNVTLFADPHVVDFYRTMGFMADPEGIKGMFWYPH, encoded by the coding sequence ATGGGTTTTTGGAAAACTTGGTTTAGTACCTCTGAATCTGCGACAACAAGTAAAACAAACTCTTTTGAAGAGCATACAGTAGACGCTACAGGCAATTCTTACTCCAACAGTGATTCATCAGGAGTCACTCGGAGTGCAGAACGTATTGTTTTTAGCACTGAGCGAGATATTGATCTGTATGAACTAGAAGAACTTTGTGATGCTGTCGGTTGGTCGCGTCGTCCCTTAAGAAAAGTCAAAAAAGCTATTGAGCATAGTTTTCTCGTAGCCACAATGTGGCAGGTGCGAGGCAACCAGAGGCGGCTGATTGGTTTTGCCCGTGCTACCTCAGATCATGCCTTTAACGCCACTATTTGGGATGTGGTAGTTCACCCAGACTTTCAAGGTAAAGGAATGGGTAAGGCATTGATGAAATACGTCCTCAAAAAACTCAGAAGTGAAGAGATCAGTAATGTGACTCTTTTCGCCGATCCTCATGTGGTAGATTTCTACCGAACTATGGGTTTTATGGCAGATCCAGAAGGTATCAAAGGTATGTTTTGGTATCCTCATTAA
- the prmC gene encoding peptide chain release factor N(5)-glutamine methyltransferase: MRKSYEMVEQKLNLVSGLQLWQWRSRAIAKAIANNVPVAEIDWLLQEVAGLDRLALRLDSFKDKAEIIMALSLEELDHLWHRRLDDRLPVQYIAGSTPWRNFRLKVSDAVLIPRPETECLIDLAVMAARSEVSSQLKQGHWVDLGTGSGVIALGLADAFSESTIHAVDYSLEALAIAQKNADNLGLADRIRFYQGSWWQPLAALKGQFSGMVSNPPYIPSNIVPTLQPEVAKHEPHLALDGGFDGLDDIRHLIEFSPSYLKPGGVWLIEMMAGQAEAVKMLLQKQGSYENIQIHTDLEGVERFALAFVSAE; encoded by the coding sequence ATGCGTAAGTCCTATGAAATGGTAGAGCAAAAGCTAAATTTAGTTTCTGGGTTACAACTTTGGCAATGGCGCAGTAGAGCGATCGCAAAAGCGATCGCAAATAATGTTCCAGTAGCAGAAATAGATTGGTTACTCCAAGAGGTAGCAGGCTTAGATCGCTTGGCACTGCGCTTAGACTCTTTTAAAGACAAAGCTGAGATTATTATGGCTTTGTCTTTAGAAGAGTTAGACCATTTGTGGCACAGACGCTTAGACGATCGCTTGCCAGTACAGTACATTGCTGGCAGTACACCTTGGCGAAATTTTAGACTGAAGGTGTCGGATGCGGTGTTAATTCCCAGACCAGAAACCGAATGCTTGATTGATTTAGCTGTGATGGCGGCTAGAAGTGAAGTCTCGTCACAGCTAAAACAAGGACATTGGGTAGACTTAGGGACTGGTAGTGGTGTGATCGCTTTAGGACTAGCGGATGCCTTTTCAGAGTCTACAATTCATGCTGTTGATTACAGTTTAGAAGCTTTAGCGATCGCACAAAAAAACGCCGATAATCTGGGTTTAGCCGACCGGATACGATTTTATCAAGGGTCATGGTGGCAGCCGTTAGCAGCCCTTAAAGGTCAATTTAGTGGGATGGTATCCAACCCACCTTATATTCCCAGCAATATTGTACCGACACTACAACCAGAAGTAGCCAAGCATGAACCACATTTAGCTCTAGATGGTGGTTTTGATGGCTTAGATGATATTCGTCACTTGATAGAATTCTCCCCCAGTTATTTGAAACCTGGCGGCGTATGGTTAATTGAAATGATGGCAGGACAGGCTGAGGCGGTAAAAATGCTTCTGCAAAAGCAGGGTAGTTATGAGAATATTCAAATTCACACGGATTTAGAGGGTGTGGAACGGTTTGCTTTAGCTTTTGTAAGTGCTGAGTAA
- a CDS encoding GNAT family N-acetyltransferase, which produces MKHYQIQFREHRHAEIDLYQLQELFDLAAFWAKGRSIEDLSIAITNSDPVISVWDAEKLIGFARATSDGIYRATIWDVVIHPEYQGTGLGSKLVETVLSHPRMQVERVYLMTTHQQKFYEKIGFQANSTTTMVLDNQSKISTMTTMEVQLQESLGV; this is translated from the coding sequence ATGAAACACTATCAGATTCAGTTTCGTGAACATCGCCATGCTGAAATAGACCTTTACCAACTCCAAGAGTTATTCGATCTTGCAGCTTTTTGGGCGAAAGGACGCAGTATTGAGGATTTGAGTATAGCTATTACCAACAGCGATCCAGTAATTTCTGTATGGGATGCAGAAAAACTGATTGGTTTTGCTAGAGCAACTTCCGATGGTATCTATCGGGCGACAATTTGGGATGTGGTAATTCACCCAGAGTATCAAGGTACTGGACTAGGCAGCAAATTAGTCGAAACAGTTTTAAGTCATCCCCGAATGCAGGTTGAGCGAGTTTACCTGATGACCACTCACCAACAAAAATTCTACGAAAAAATTGGTTTCCAAGCTAATAGCACTACAACTATGGTGTTGGACAACCAATCGAAAATTAGCACTATGACTACTATGGAAGTTCAGCTTCAAGAATCGCTAGGGGTATAG
- a CDS encoding L-threonylcarbamoyladenylate synthase encodes MTRVSLEGLIAGVGSGCVVSFPTDTVPALAALPEKAALIFATKQRSQDKPLILMAADAADLWPYVQGSEAEYQIWQKVVNRYWPGGLTLVLPASDRVPKAMNPTDPTTIGIRVPKSAIAQKILSQTGVLATTSANLSGQPALATMAEIDAQFPEVMTLESTAPDFFSENTVLSQPSTVAKWTGGNWQILRQGAVNLDV; translated from the coding sequence GTGACTAGAGTTTCTTTAGAGGGATTAATAGCTGGCGTGGGTTCTGGCTGTGTGGTCAGCTTTCCTACTGATACCGTTCCTGCGCTGGCGGCTTTACCAGAGAAAGCGGCGTTGATTTTTGCTACTAAACAGCGCAGTCAAGATAAGCCTTTAATTTTGATGGCGGCTGATGCAGCAGATTTATGGCCTTATGTGCAAGGTAGTGAAGCAGAATATCAGATTTGGCAAAAAGTGGTAAATCGCTATTGGCCGGGAGGATTGACATTGGTTTTACCGGCTAGCGATCGCGTCCCAAAGGCTATGAATCCGACTGATCCTACAACAATTGGGATTCGAGTTCCGAAAAGTGCGATCGCGCAAAAAATTTTGTCTCAAACAGGTGTGCTAGCTACTACTAGTGCTAATTTGTCAGGTCAGCCAGCTTTAGCAACTATGGCAGAAATTGACGCTCAGTTTCCTGAAGTGATGACTTTGGAATCCACAGCCCCGGATTTTTTCAGTGAAAATACTGTACTGAGTCAGCCGTCTACTGTTGCTAAATGGACAGGGGGCAATTGGCAAATTTTACGTCAAGGTGCAGTAAACTTAGATGTTTAA
- the secF gene encoding protein translocase subunit SecF, with protein MKLSINKSRSLWWTISCAITLAGIISMVISWQNPNIRAPLRPSLDFVGGTRLQFERDCTKPGNCDQPLDINVVREVAKAQGLGDSSIQIIADKETRQDNGILIRTKNLDREQRTKLQTALSEKVGTFDEQKNQIDTVGPTLGRELFTSGIIALIVSFAGIIIYLTFRFQLDYAVFAIVALLHDVLITTGIFSIFGLVFGTEVDSLFIVALLTITGFSVNDTVVIYDRIRETLKLNPNQPITEIVDDAVNQTLGRSINTTLTTMLPLFAIFLFGGETLKNFALALIFGFIAGAYSSIFIASTLLTVWRERTAKSTVVATAGVTDTSVE; from the coding sequence ATGAAACTCAGTATTAACAAATCGCGATCGCTTTGGTGGACTATTTCTTGTGCCATCACCTTAGCTGGTATCATCTCAATGGTGATTTCTTGGCAAAACCCCAACATTCGCGCCCCCCTACGTCCGAGTTTAGATTTTGTTGGTGGCACAAGATTACAATTTGAACGAGATTGTACCAAACCTGGGAACTGTGACCAGCCATTAGATATTAACGTTGTGCGGGAAGTCGCTAAAGCCCAAGGACTTGGAGATAGCAGCATCCAAATCATTGCTGACAAAGAAACACGCCAAGATAATGGCATCTTAATTCGCACAAAAAATTTAGATCGCGAACAGCGTACCAAATTACAAACCGCCTTAAGTGAAAAAGTCGGCACTTTTGACGAGCAAAAAAATCAAATTGACACCGTAGGGCCGACCTTGGGGCGAGAGTTGTTTACCTCTGGTATCATCGCCCTGATTGTTTCTTTTGCAGGCATCATTATTTACTTAACCTTTCGGTTTCAGTTAGATTACGCCGTATTTGCGATCGTAGCCCTGCTTCACGATGTACTCATCACAACAGGAATCTTCTCAATTTTTGGTTTGGTTTTCGGTACAGAAGTAGATAGCTTATTTATTGTGGCTCTACTAACCATTACAGGTTTCTCTGTCAACGATACAGTAGTAATTTACGATCGCATTCGGGAAACATTAAAACTAAATCCTAACCAACCGATTACGGAGATTGTTGATGATGCAGTTAACCAAACTTTAGGCAGATCAATCAATACAACTTTAACCACCATGCTGCCATTGTTCGCTATCTTCCTATTTGGTGGCGAAACCCTGAAAAACTTCGCTTTAGCTCTAATTTTTGGCTTCATCGCTGGAGCATATTCTAGTATTTTCATCGCCAGCACCCTTTTGACAGTGTGGCGAGAACGTACAGCTAAATCTACAGTAGTAGCAACTGCTGGAGTAACTGATACATCTGTTGAGTAG
- a CDS encoding sensor histidine kinase: protein MNWSNWIYLGVGLLIGVGYRGLVTKKSVNPIASDSPITPTDQTQTLSLPEEIKNTQLAYEMAKEMSLFKGGFLARTTHELRSPLNGLIGLHQLILSDLCEDPAEEREFIAQAHERALKLLHLMDEILNVVRIEHGTNKLDIQPQPVAEILQEVYNLTYMLAVDRNLKLRILPPDSETYILADQRWFRQILLNLVNTAISQMAEGSICISTAINSDFVQISLDLPNHAFLNHESIDLLTSEDKSVDVEPNQTGFSSGMKLLLNQKLLEVMGGKLDILPSPISERDPLTRLQISIPLAILEAELP, encoded by the coding sequence ATGAATTGGAGTAACTGGATATATCTCGGAGTAGGACTATTAATAGGGGTTGGTTATCGTGGATTGGTAACAAAAAAGTCTGTAAATCCCATTGCTAGTGATTCACCAATAACGCCAACAGATCAAACGCAGACGCTATCACTCCCAGAAGAGATCAAAAATACGCAGCTAGCGTATGAAATGGCTAAGGAAATGAGCTTGTTTAAAGGGGGGTTTTTAGCGAGGACTACCCATGAATTGCGATCGCCTCTCAATGGTTTGATTGGGTTACATCAGTTAATTTTGTCAGATTTATGCGAAGATCCGGCAGAAGAGCGTGAATTTATTGCCCAAGCTCATGAACGGGCTTTAAAGCTGTTACATCTGATGGATGAAATTCTCAATGTTGTCCGAATAGAACACGGGACTAACAAGCTAGATATTCAGCCCCAACCTGTAGCTGAGATTTTACAAGAAGTTTATAATTTAACTTATATGCTGGCAGTAGATCGCAATTTAAAGTTGCGAATTTTGCCTCCAGATAGCGAGACTTATATTTTGGCTGACCAACGTTGGTTCAGGCAAATATTACTGAATTTAGTAAATACTGCTATTTCTCAGATGGCGGAAGGGAGTATTTGTATTTCTACTGCTATTAATAGTGATTTTGTGCAAATTTCCCTAGATTTACCTAATCACGCCTTCCTAAATCATGAATCTATAGATTTGCTGACATCTGAGGATAAGTCTGTTGATGTTGAGCCAAATCAAACTGGTTTTTCTTCAGGAATGAAACTATTACTTAATCAAAAGCTGTTAGAAGTGATGGGAGGCAAGTTAGATATCTTACCATCTCCCATCTCTGAAAGAGATCCGTTAACTAGACTACAGATATCTATACCCCTAGCGATTCTTGAAGCTGAACTTCCATAG